The proteins below come from a single Mercenaria mercenaria strain notata chromosome 3, MADL_Memer_1, whole genome shotgun sequence genomic window:
- the LOC123525193 gene encoding DC-STAMP domain-containing protein 2-like, translated as MFQDYEYREDGISTIAKSSTKPTVSYHAAVHHSMSIPESVVSWQESTFESSQDFRESDLGGNKSALNKVKFAAEDNQSNKLRNFRKKKLGAIMASTDMLFHSGRDENKRMKAAFGAFSGLVIGGLLFILLLYSFGYSKLVAGICALVCTLFICIGLALFPACRCIMALVFPNFFTGNGRAVLFSVIFAIMLTGPILNITNNAKETGNSMSCVIDLIANQSKQLQQQLTEPVKHIGKYVDQQREALQNIKANMVIDFSGLKEVVDTLEKDFVTVNNNLDSVYQVCVVPVKNVIQKCRDKCEAFIFDLFSGIGKFTLGRAESYFNADIKVAADFNSKSNSSKEAKTVTEQLKKDIDSKVISFQTFMKIVKYVLSLSLVLMFLQAFWYFRNYMSKDSYDNMYITKEFNELDKRKQHDGEESLLPLKKTEQSEYIYTRSFKITKQEFDNCKIGLTQVFLHAIFCIVVVLFDHFLYYILNLIHTFGQFEIDLSEKSRLKVNVNGTGLIASFYRSIFKGIDIDEYFLSEMKLERCIPSPTPPTDEYVLVFLVLYILAICFVILRGYGMRMRRKIAAYYYPEQETARMEYLHKTIRHRRVARQRFLRQEVKSAHKESVLKKKFRLSTWVVSRFPCITRCISPREQLECSSCEERQGRFSSVKLTKCPGMSDGITCTAVYCDECRLILRGNCPLCYQEEVGLRD; from the exons ATGTTTCAAG ACTACGAATACCGTGAAGATGGAATTTCCACAATTGCCAAGAGTTCAACAAAACCTACTGTGTCGTATCATGCGGCAGTTCATCATTCCATGAGTATTCCCGAGTCGGTTGTTTCCTGGCAAGAATCTACATTTGAAAGTTCTCAGGACTTTAGAGAGTCGGATTTAGGAGGGAACAAAAGTGCtttaaataaagtcaaattcGCAGCTGAAGATAATCAAAGCAACAAACTTCGTAACTTTAGAAAGAAAAAGTTGGGCGCAATAATGGCAAGTACAGATATGCTCTTCCACAGCGGAAgagatgaaaataaaagaatgaaagcTGCCTTTGGTGCGTTTTCAGGTTTGGTAATTGGAGGTCTGCTGTTCATTTTGTTACTGTACAGCTTTGGATACAGTAAACTTGTTGCGGGAATATGTGCATTAGTCTGTACTCTCTTTATTTGCATAGGACTTGCTCTGTTCCCCGCCTGCCGATGTATTATGGCTCTTGTCTTCCCTAATTTCTTTACGGGGAATGGCCGAGCGGTTCTTTTCTCTGTTATTTTTGCAATCATGCTAACCGGACCGATTCTTAACATTACGAACAATGCCAAAGAAACCGGAAACAGCATGTCATGCGTCATTGATCTTATTGCCAACCAGTCCAAACAGTTGCAACAACAGCTAACTGAGCCAGTAAAGCATATTGGGAAATACGTGGACCAACAAAGAGAAGCACTACAAAATATTAAGGCCAATATGGTTATCGACTTCAGTGGTTTAAAGGAAGTTGTGGATACACTGGAGAAAGATTTTGTTACAGTGAATAATAACCTGGACAGCGTTTATCAG gTCTGTGTAGTACCTGTAAAGAACGTAATTCAGAAATGTAGAGACAAGTGTGAGGCTTTCATTTTTGATCTGTTCAG CGGGATTGGGAA ATTTACCTTAGGCCGTGCTGAAAGTTACTTCAATGCTGACATCAAAGTTGCAGCTGATTTTAATTCCAAAAGTAACAGCTCTAAGGAAGCTAAAACGGTGACAGAGCAATTAAAGAAAGACATAGATTCTAAAGTTATCAGTTTccaaacttttatgaaaatcGTAAAGTACGTTTTGTCGCTTTCATTGGTTTTAATGTTTCTACAAGCATTTTGGTATTTTAGAAATTATATGTCAAAAGATAGCTACGACAATATGTACATAACAAAAGAATTTAATGAGCTTGACAAGAGGAAACAACATGATGGTGAAGAGTCTCTTTTACCGTTGAAGAAAACTGAGCAATCAGAATATATCTACACAAGGTCATTTAAAATAACCAAACAAGAATTTGACAACTGTAAAATAGGGCTGACTCAGGTTTTCCTCCATGCTATCTTTTGCATTGTGGTAGTACTTTTTGATCACTTCTTGTATTATATTTTAAACCTGATCCATACATTTGGCCAATTTGAAATTGATCTAAGTGAAAAAAGCCGTTTGAAAGTCAATGTAAATGGAACTGGTTTAATAGCAAGTTTTTACAGGAGTATTTTCAAAGGTATCGACATCGATGAATACTTTCTATCTGAGATGAAACTTGAAAGGTGTATACCTAGTCCTACTCCTCCGACTGACGAATACGTGCTCGTTTTTCTCGTGCTTTATATTCTAGCGATATGTTTTGTCATCCTACGAGGTTACGGAATGCGCATGCGTAGAAAGATTGCTGCTTACTACTACCCGGAACAGGAAACAGCAAGAATGGAGTACTTGCACAAAACAATTAGACATCGAAGAGTTGCACGACAGAGGTTTCTTCGTCAAGAAGTTAAGTCAGCTCATAAAGAAagcgtattgaaaaaaaagttccgCCTTTCGACATGGGTAGTGTCTCGGTTTCCATGTATAACTAGATGTATTTCACCAAGGGAACAGCTAGAATGCAGCAGCTGTGAAGAAAGGCAGGGGAGGTTCAGTTCAGTTAAGCTGACAAAATGCCCTGGAATGAGTGATGGTATTACATGTACAGCAGTCTATTGTGATGAGTGTAGATTAATTCTGCGAGGCAATTGTCCTCTGTGTTATCAAGAGGAAGTTGGATTAAGAGACTAA